From a single Couchioplanes caeruleus genomic region:
- a CDS encoding YbaK/EbsC family protein — protein MGSLKLEPAIARLDLLARPVAAALEVWPADAPIDGDQVLVAPIDAELADTAAFCEAYGVGLEQSANCVIVAGRRGEVTRYAACVVLATTRADVNGVVRRHLDVRKASFAPMDDAVRLTDMEYGGITPIGLPKSWPVLVDSRVVAMPHVIIGSGVRHSKIAIAGPALGALPGAEVIEGLAREV, from the coding sequence ATGGGATCTCTGAAGCTCGAGCCTGCGATCGCTCGGCTCGACCTGCTCGCCCGGCCGGTCGCGGCGGCGCTCGAGGTGTGGCCGGCGGACGCGCCGATCGACGGTGACCAGGTGCTGGTGGCGCCGATCGATGCCGAGCTGGCCGACACCGCGGCCTTCTGCGAGGCGTACGGGGTGGGGCTCGAGCAGTCCGCGAACTGTGTGATCGTGGCCGGCCGCCGCGGCGAGGTGACCAGGTATGCGGCTTGTGTCGTCCTGGCCACCACACGCGCGGACGTCAACGGCGTGGTGCGGCGTCACCTCGACGTACGCAAGGCCAGCTTCGCGCCGATGGACGACGCGGTACGGCTGACCGACATGGAGTACGGGGGCATCACCCCGATCGGGCTGCCGAAGTCGTGGCCGGTGCTGGTCGACTCGCGGGTGGTCGCGATGCCGCACGTGATCATCGGGTCGGGCGTACGGCACAGCAAGATTGCCATTGCCGGCCCGGCGCTGGGGGCGCTGCCCGGGGCTGAAGTGATCGAAGGGTTGGCCCGCGAGGTGTAG
- a CDS encoding NUDIX domain-containing protein, whose protein sequence is MSGRKRAAAIIVRDGRVLMVHERSRRDGGREWWTLPGGGIDPGETPEDAVRREVVEEVGLVVKEARYLQDVPYPSGMTSVFACTVGDGEPELGPHLGGPEPIGLAWVPLPDVEPGAGGLVPIPPMIIAMRLE, encoded by the coding sequence GTGAGTGGACGGAAACGAGCCGCGGCGATCATCGTGCGGGACGGGCGAGTGCTGATGGTGCACGAGCGGAGCCGGCGCGACGGCGGCCGCGAATGGTGGACGCTGCCGGGGGGCGGGATCGACCCGGGCGAGACCCCGGAGGACGCCGTACGGCGTGAGGTGGTGGAAGAGGTCGGCCTCGTCGTCAAGGAGGCGCGGTACCTGCAGGACGTGCCGTACCCGTCGGGCATGACTTCGGTGTTCGCCTGCACGGTGGGCGACGGCGAGCCGGAGCTGGGCCCGCACCTGGGCGGACCGGAGCCGATCGGGCTGGCCTGGGTGCCGCTGCCGGATGTGGAACCGGGCGCCGGCGGCCTGGTACCGATTCCACCGATGATCATCGCGATGCGGCTGGAGTAG
- a CDS encoding sulfotransferase domain-containing protein yields MRYRSPDEDSARWDGFPFRQGDIVISTRSKSGTTWAQMICALLVFQDPELPAPLPELSPWLDWLIVPRDEVYARLEKQQHRRFIKTHTPLDGIPLDPRATYVVVARNPLDMAVSLFHQGDNLNRERIAELLTPGQAPPPAAEPVPVARPLHDSLVDWINAEVAPAESLDSLPGVMWHLSDAWRRRHDPNVVLLHYTDLTNNLEGEMRRLADRLAIDVPEERWPTLVEAATFAQMRARADRLAPDPAGIMKDRNAFFRRGTSGAGRELLTPEELLRYEHRAAELAPADLLAWLHR; encoded by the coding sequence ATGCGCTACCGCTCCCCCGACGAGGACAGCGCCCGCTGGGACGGCTTCCCGTTCCGCCAGGGCGACATCGTGATCAGTACCCGGTCGAAAAGCGGCACGACGTGGGCGCAGATGATCTGCGCGCTGCTCGTCTTCCAGGACCCTGAGCTCCCCGCGCCGCTCCCGGAGCTGTCGCCGTGGCTGGACTGGCTCATCGTCCCCCGCGACGAGGTCTACGCCCGCCTCGAGAAGCAGCAGCACCGCCGCTTCATCAAGACCCACACGCCGCTGGACGGAATTCCCCTCGACCCGAGAGCAACGTACGTCGTGGTGGCCCGGAACCCGCTCGACATGGCGGTCTCCCTCTTCCACCAGGGCGACAACCTCAACCGCGAGCGCATCGCCGAGCTCCTCACCCCCGGCCAGGCCCCGCCCCCCGCGGCCGAGCCCGTACCGGTGGCCCGTCCCCTGCACGACTCCCTCGTCGACTGGATCAACGCGGAGGTCGCCCCGGCGGAGTCGCTCGATTCCCTGCCCGGAGTCATGTGGCACCTGTCGGACGCTTGGCGCCGCCGCCACGACCCGAACGTCGTCCTGCTGCACTACACCGACCTGACGAACAACCTCGAGGGTGAGATGCGACGCCTCGCGGACCGGCTGGCGATCGACGTACCGGAGGAGCGCTGGCCGACGCTCGTCGAAGCCGCCACGTTCGCGCAGATGAGGGCCCGTGCCGACCGCCTGGCTCCCGACCCGGCCGGCATCATGAAGGACCGCAACGCGTTCTTCCGCCGAGGGACCTCCGGCGCCGGCCGCGAACTCCTCACCCCCGAAGAGCTCCTTCGGTACGAGCACCGCGCAGCCGAACTGGCACCCGCAGACCTGCTGGCCTGGCTGCACCGCTGA
- a CDS encoding helix-turn-helix domain-containing protein has product MTTGEAAVLLRSSRAHVVDLCLRGLLPYVTIEGQRRIRRCDVEAFIQPGMTREQLQVLWLHRAVAGRLVQDPGAIMAAAAITLRRLRRLHPEGRDWEWLDRWDAVLDQGVDAVLEALTSSAEYAVELRTASPFAGILTEAERRRVLAAFAASRADHARPMRPEKFERVLRSV; this is encoded by the coding sequence ATGACCACGGGCGAGGCGGCGGTACTGCTGCGGTCGTCGCGGGCTCATGTCGTCGATCTATGCCTGCGCGGGCTGTTGCCGTACGTCACGATCGAGGGGCAGCGGCGGATCCGGCGGTGCGACGTCGAGGCGTTCATCCAGCCCGGGATGACGCGGGAGCAGCTGCAGGTGCTGTGGCTGCACCGGGCGGTCGCCGGCCGGCTGGTGCAGGACCCCGGCGCGATCATGGCGGCGGCTGCCATCACTCTTCGTCGGCTGCGGCGCCTGCACCCCGAGGGCCGGGACTGGGAGTGGCTCGACCGCTGGGACGCCGTACTGGACCAGGGCGTGGATGCGGTTCTCGAGGCGCTGACCTCGTCCGCCGAGTACGCCGTCGAGCTTCGAACCGCCTCACCCTTCGCCGGCATCCTCACCGAGGCGGAGCGTCGCCGGGTGCTGGCTGCCTTCGCCGCCAGCCGGGCCGATCACGCGCGGCCGATGCGGCCCGAGAAGTTCGAGCGCGTTCTCCGCAGCGTCTGA
- a CDS encoding DLW-39 family protein: MLKKLLLVAGIVGAAALVVKKVKASSDERALWHEATTAPDLR; encoded by the coding sequence ATGCTGAAGAAGCTCCTCCTCGTCGCCGGCATCGTCGGCGCGGCCGCCCTGGTGGTCAAGAAGGTCAAGGCCTCCAGCGACGAGCGCGCCCTGTGGCACGAAGCCACGACGGCACCCGACCTGCGATAG
- a CDS encoding DUF3566 domain-containing protein gives MPETQAKSGGPGASATPAGAEPKKDGAAPAGREAAGRAAVPAEAPSPPKFTRAPGMAPPPGEPPADSDGQADGKRPAGPGAKGAVKGSATVPIVTKGKSGGTAPAAPAARAGVAPPPANPATAPQRPGEAPKRPSGGTAAGSAAVGAARVSETVRSARNTVSSAAARGPRRARLNLKRIDPWSVMKFAFAVSIVLFIVVVVATSVLYLALDAMGVWGEVNKSLESLVNSAGGTDGSSGGGFRITAWGVIGTSMLIGAVNVVLFTALATLGAFIYNVCADLVGGVELTLAERD, from the coding sequence ATGCCGGAGACACAGGCGAAGTCGGGAGGTCCGGGGGCCTCGGCGACTCCCGCCGGTGCGGAGCCGAAGAAGGACGGTGCCGCACCGGCCGGGCGTGAGGCCGCAGGTCGCGCGGCGGTCCCCGCCGAAGCCCCGTCCCCGCCGAAGTTCACCCGCGCGCCGGGCATGGCCCCGCCGCCGGGCGAACCGCCCGCCGACAGCGACGGCCAGGCCGACGGCAAGCGCCCGGCCGGCCCGGGGGCCAAGGGCGCGGTGAAGGGCTCGGCCACTGTGCCGATCGTCACCAAGGGCAAGAGCGGTGGCACGGCCCCGGCCGCGCCGGCCGCACGCGCGGGGGTCGCGCCACCTCCGGCGAACCCCGCCACGGCCCCGCAGCGGCCCGGCGAGGCCCCGAAGCGCCCGTCCGGCGGCACCGCCGCCGGCTCGGCCGCCGTGGGTGCCGCCCGGGTCTCGGAGACCGTCCGCTCCGCCCGCAACACCGTGTCGTCGGCCGCCGCCCGCGGTCCCCGGCGCGCCCGGCTGAACCTCAAGCGGATCGACCCCTGGTCCGTGATGAAGTTCGCCTTCGCCGTCTCCATCGTCCTGTTCATCGTCGTGGTCGTGGCCACGTCGGTGCTCTACCTCGCCCTCGACGCCATGGGGGTGTGGGGCGAGGTCAACAAGAGCCTCGAAAGCCTCGTGAACTCGGCGGGCGGCACGGACGGCTCCTCGGGCGGCGGCTTCCGCATCACGGCCTGGGGCGTCATCGGCACGTCGATGCTGATCGGCGCGGTGAACGTGGTCCTGTTCACGGCGCTGGCCACCCTCGGTGCCTTCATCTACAACGTCTGCGCCGACCTGGTCGGAGGCGTCGAGCTGACGCTGGCCGAGCGGGACTGA
- the gyrA gene encoding DNA gyrase subunit A: MTDTPEIPAEEPQDDTGGGVGQRVEPVGLEVEMQRSYLDYAMSVIVGRALPDVRDGLKPVHRKILYAMYDSGFRPDRGYVKCARVVGDVMGNYHPHGDSSIYDALVRMGQPWSLRYPLIDGNGNFGSPGNDPPAAMRYTESKLSPLAMEMLRDIDEDTVDMQDNYDGRTKEPTILPARFPNLLVNGSEGIAVGMATKIPPHNLREIAGAVQWYLDHPDADEATTLEAVLEIVKGPDFPTRGLIVGQQAIQDAYRTGRGSIRMRAVVEVEEDQRGRPCLVVTELPYQVNPDNLAERVAELVKEGKLTGIADIRDESSGRTGMRLILVLKRDAVAKVVLNNLYKHTQLQETFGANMLALVDGVPRTLNLAQFIRYYVDHQIDVIRRRTAFRLRKAEERAHILRGLVKALDALDEVIALIRRSPTVEDARQGLIQLLDIDQVQSQAILDMQLRRLAALERQKIIDELASIEIEIADLKDILAKPERQRAIVSEELAEIVSRFGDERKTQIIPFDGEVSMEDLIAREDVVVTITRTGYAKRTKVDLYRSQKRGGKGVSGASLRQDDIVSHFFVISTHSWILFFTNKGRVYRAKAYELPEANRVAKGQHVANLLAFQPDEHIAQVIQIPNYEVAPYLVLATKNGLVKKTRLTEFDSNRSGGIIAINLREDDELVGATLAAPENDLLLVSKNAQAIRFNATDEALRPMGRATSGVIGMRFGDSDELLAMEVVREGLDVLVATNGGYAKRTPIEEYPVQGRGGKGVLTAKITERRGGLVGALVIDPEDELFAITSNGGVIRTPVKPVRRTRDRNTMGVKLMDLPEGVTIVALARNADEPDEQD; encoded by the coding sequence GTGACGGATACTCCCGAGATCCCCGCCGAGGAGCCGCAGGACGACACCGGCGGCGGCGTGGGCCAGCGCGTCGAGCCGGTCGGCCTCGAGGTCGAGATGCAGCGGTCGTACCTCGACTACGCCATGAGCGTCATCGTCGGCCGCGCGCTGCCGGACGTCCGCGACGGGCTCAAGCCGGTGCACCGCAAGATCCTGTACGCGATGTACGACTCGGGCTTCCGCCCGGACCGCGGGTACGTCAAGTGCGCCCGCGTCGTCGGCGACGTCATGGGCAACTACCACCCGCACGGCGACTCGTCGATCTACGACGCGCTGGTCCGCATGGGCCAGCCGTGGTCGCTGCGGTACCCGCTGATCGACGGCAACGGCAACTTCGGCTCGCCGGGCAACGACCCGCCGGCCGCCATGCGGTACACCGAGTCGAAGCTCTCGCCGCTCGCCATGGAGATGCTGCGGGACATCGACGAGGACACCGTCGACATGCAGGACAACTACGACGGCCGGACCAAAGAGCCGACGATCCTGCCGGCGCGGTTCCCCAACCTGCTCGTCAACGGCTCCGAGGGCATCGCCGTCGGCATGGCCACCAAGATCCCGCCGCACAACCTGCGCGAGATCGCGGGGGCCGTCCAGTGGTACCTCGACCACCCCGACGCCGATGAGGCCACCACCCTCGAGGCGGTCCTGGAGATCGTCAAGGGACCGGACTTCCCCACCCGGGGGCTGATCGTCGGCCAGCAGGCGATTCAGGACGCCTACCGCACCGGCCGTGGCTCGATCCGGATGCGCGCCGTCGTGGAGGTCGAGGAGGACCAGCGCGGCCGGCCCTGCCTCGTGGTCACCGAGCTGCCGTACCAGGTGAACCCGGACAACCTCGCCGAGCGTGTGGCCGAGCTGGTGAAGGAGGGCAAGCTCACCGGCATCGCGGACATCCGGGACGAGTCCTCCGGCCGTACGGGTATGCGCTTGATCCTGGTCCTGAAGCGCGACGCGGTCGCGAAGGTCGTGCTGAACAACCTCTACAAGCACACCCAGTTGCAGGAGACGTTCGGCGCGAACATGCTGGCGCTGGTCGACGGCGTGCCCCGCACGCTGAACCTGGCGCAGTTCATCCGCTACTACGTCGACCACCAGATCGACGTCATCCGCCGGCGGACGGCCTTCCGCCTGCGCAAGGCCGAGGAACGCGCGCACATCCTGCGCGGCCTGGTGAAGGCCCTCGACGCGCTCGACGAGGTCATCGCCCTGATCCGGCGCTCGCCGACGGTGGAGGACGCCCGCCAGGGCCTCATCCAGCTGCTCGACATCGACCAGGTGCAGTCCCAGGCGATCCTGGACATGCAGCTGCGGCGCCTCGCGGCCCTCGAGCGGCAGAAGATCATCGACGAGCTCGCCAGCATCGAGATCGAGATCGCGGATCTGAAGGACATCCTCGCCAAGCCGGAGCGGCAGCGGGCGATCGTCTCGGAAGAGCTCGCCGAGATCGTGAGCCGGTTCGGCGATGAGCGGAAGACCCAAATCATCCCGTTCGACGGCGAGGTCTCGATGGAGGACCTCATCGCGCGCGAGGACGTTGTGGTGACCATCACACGAACTGGTTACGCGAAGCGCACGAAGGTCGACCTCTACCGCTCGCAGAAGCGCGGCGGCAAGGGCGTGAGCGGCGCATCTCTGCGTCAGGACGACATCGTCAGCCACTTCTTCGTCATCTCGACGCACTCCTGGATCCTGTTCTTCACGAACAAGGGCCGCGTGTACCGCGCGAAGGCGTACGAGCTGCCGGAGGCCAACCGCGTCGCGAAGGGCCAGCACGTCGCCAACCTGCTCGCCTTCCAGCCGGACGAGCACATCGCGCAGGTCATCCAGATCCCGAACTACGAGGTCGCGCCGTACCTTGTGCTCGCCACCAAGAATGGCCTCGTGAAGAAGACCCGCCTCACCGAATTTGACTCCAACCGCAGCGGTGGCATCATCGCCATCAACCTGCGGGAGGATGACGAGTTGGTGGGCGCCACGCTGGCCGCTCCGGAGAACGACCTGCTCCTGGTGTCGAAGAACGCCCAGGCCATCCGGTTCAACGCGACCGATGAGGCGCTGCGGCCGATGGGGCGGGCCACGTCCGGTGTGATCGGCATGCGCTTCGGCGACAGCGACGAGCTGCTCGCGATGGAGGTCGTGCGCGAGGGCCTCGACGTTTTGGTCGCCACCAACGGCGGGTATGCGAAGCGGACGCCGATCGAGGAGTATCCCGTGCAGGGGCGGGGTGGCAAGGGTGTACTGACGGCGAAAATCACGGAGCGTCGTGGTGGCCTCGTCGGAGCGCTCGTGATCGACCCGGAGGATGAACTGTTTGCCATCACCAGCAATGGTGGTGTCATCCGGACTCCCGTGAAGCCTGTACGGCGCACGCGGGATCGGAACACAATGGGGGTCAAGCTGATGGACCTCCCAGAGGGTGTAACCATCGTGGCGCTTGCTCGTAATGCCGACGAGCCTGACGAACAGGACTAG
- the gyrB gene encoding DNA topoisomerase (ATP-hydrolyzing) subunit B — MAEKKQEYGAESITVLEGLEAVRKRPGMYIGSTGERGLHHLVWEVVDNAVDEALAGYCDTIDVVLLADGGVSVTDNGRGFPVDLHPKLKKPGVEVALTVLHAGGKFDGKAYAVSGGLHGVGVSVVNALSTRMALEIHKSGNVYRQKYNASKPGPLEKGEPTDTTGSTVQFWPDPTIFETVEFDFQTIYRRLQEMAFLNKGLTINLLDERPEHVDDEGKPRQVTFMYENGIADFVRHLNATKSPIHKTVVEFSAEDNEARMAVEIAMQWNESYGESVYTFANRINTHEGGTHEEGFRAALTGIVNRYGIEKKLLKSDQKLSGEDIREGLAAIISVTLANPQFEGQTKTKLGNTDMKSFVQKVANDQLADWFDRNPAEAKAIITKADQAARARIAAQQARKLARRKSLLESGSMPGKLADCQSTDPRVSELFIVEGDSAGGSAKQGRDSQIQAILPIRGKILNVEKARIDRVLKNNEVQALITALGTGIHDDFDIAKLRYHKIVLMADADVDGQHIQTLLLTLLFRFMRPLVEVGHVYLAAPPLYKIKWNKRGDDAQYAYSDRERDGLIALRQQKKPNAKPDDIQRFKGLGEMNFRELWDTTMDPATRTLRQVTLDDAAVADELFSVLMGEDVEARRSFIQRNAKDVRFLDI, encoded by the coding sequence GTGGCAGAGAAGAAGCAGGAATACGGTGCCGAGTCCATCACCGTGCTCGAAGGCCTCGAGGCGGTCCGCAAGCGTCCCGGTATGTACATCGGTTCGACCGGTGAGCGCGGCCTGCACCACCTGGTCTGGGAGGTCGTGGACAACGCCGTCGACGAGGCGCTCGCCGGGTATTGCGACACCATCGACGTGGTCCTGCTGGCCGACGGCGGCGTCTCGGTCACCGACAACGGCCGTGGCTTCCCGGTCGACCTGCACCCCAAGCTGAAGAAGCCGGGCGTCGAGGTCGCGCTGACGGTGCTGCACGCGGGCGGCAAGTTCGACGGCAAGGCGTATGCGGTCTCCGGCGGTCTGCACGGCGTCGGTGTCTCGGTCGTGAACGCGCTGTCGACCCGCATGGCGCTGGAGATCCACAAGTCGGGGAACGTGTACCGGCAGAAGTACAACGCCAGTAAGCCCGGGCCGTTGGAGAAGGGCGAGCCGACCGACACCACCGGCTCGACGGTGCAGTTCTGGCCGGACCCGACGATCTTCGAGACGGTCGAGTTCGACTTTCAGACGATCTACCGCCGGCTGCAGGAGATGGCGTTCCTCAACAAGGGGCTGACCATCAACCTGCTCGACGAGCGGCCGGAGCACGTGGACGACGAGGGCAAGCCTCGCCAGGTCACCTTCATGTACGAGAACGGCATCGCCGACTTCGTGCGCCACCTGAACGCCACGAAGAGCCCGATCCACAAGACGGTGGTCGAGTTCAGCGCCGAGGACAACGAGGCGCGGATGGCCGTCGAGATCGCGATGCAGTGGAACGAGTCGTACGGCGAGTCGGTCTACACGTTCGCCAACCGCATCAACACCCATGAGGGCGGCACCCACGAGGAGGGCTTCCGCGCCGCGCTGACCGGCATCGTCAACCGGTACGGCATCGAGAAGAAGCTGCTCAAGAGCGACCAGAAGCTCTCCGGCGAGGACATCCGCGAGGGCCTGGCGGCGATCATCTCGGTGACGCTGGCCAACCCGCAGTTCGAGGGCCAGACGAAGACGAAGCTCGGCAACACCGACATGAAGAGCTTCGTCCAGAAGGTCGCCAACGACCAGCTGGCCGACTGGTTCGACCGCAACCCGGCCGAGGCGAAGGCGATCATCACGAAGGCCGACCAGGCCGCCCGCGCCCGCATCGCCGCGCAGCAGGCCCGCAAGCTGGCCCGCCGCAAGTCGCTGCTGGAGTCCGGCTCGATGCCGGGCAAGCTCGCCGACTGCCAGTCGACCGACCCCCGCGTCTCCGAGCTGTTCATCGTCGAGGGCGACTCGGCCGGCGGCTCGGCCAAGCAGGGCCGCGACAGCCAGATCCAGGCGATCCTGCCGATCCGCGGCAAGATCCTCAACGTGGAGAAGGCCCGGATCGACCGGGTGCTGAAGAACAACGAGGTCCAGGCGTTGATCACGGCGCTGGGCACCGGCATCCACGACGACTTCGACATCGCCAAGCTGCGCTATCACAAGATCGTGCTGATGGCGGACGCCGACGTCGACGGCCAGCACATCCAGACGCTCCTGCTGACCCTGCTGTTCCGCTTCATGCGGCCGCTGGTCGAGGTGGGCCACGTCTACCTGGCGGCTCCGCCGCTCTACAAGATCAAGTGGAACAAGCGGGGCGACGACGCGCAGTACGCGTACTCCGACCGGGAGCGTGACGGTCTCATCGCCCTGCGGCAGCAGAAGAAGCCCAACGCCAAGCCGGACGACATCCAGCGGTTCAAGGGTCTCGGCGAGATGAACTTCCGCGAGCTGTGGGACACGACGATGGACCCGGCGACCCGGACGCTGCGTCAGGTCACCCTCGACGACGCCGCCGTGGCGGACGAGCTCTTCAGCGTCCTCATGGGCGAGGACGTCGAGGCGCGCCGTTCGTTCATCCAGCGCAACGCCAAGGACGTGCGCTTCCTGGACATCTGA
- a CDS encoding DciA family protein, whose translation MAGPQLARAVLDAALAKRRAAQQAPRRRTPSEGEGRRLRGYSGPGPDPRDPQLFGAVLERILKQRGWQKPAAEATVFGAWEKVVGSDIAKHSRPVKLDDGVLTVEAESTAWATQLRLLAATLLRSIAAEVGHNVVKRLNIHGPAAPSWNRGPRRVQGRGPRDTYG comes from the coding sequence GTGGCCGGCCCGCAGCTCGCCCGGGCCGTTCTCGACGCCGCGCTCGCCAAGCGCCGGGCCGCCCAGCAGGCGCCGCGCCGGCGTACCCCCAGCGAGGGTGAGGGACGACGGCTGCGCGGCTATTCCGGCCCGGGCCCGGATCCCCGGGATCCGCAGCTGTTCGGCGCGGTCCTCGAGCGGATCCTGAAGCAGCGCGGCTGGCAGAAGCCGGCCGCCGAGGCGACGGTCTTCGGTGCCTGGGAGAAGGTCGTCGGCTCGGACATCGCCAAGCACAGCCGGCCGGTGAAGCTCGACGACGGCGTGCTGACCGTGGAGGCGGAGTCGACGGCCTGGGCGACCCAGCTGCGCCTGCTGGCGGCGACCCTGCTGCGCAGCATCGCCGCCGAGGTCGGCCACAACGTCGTGAAACGGCTCAACATCCACGGCCCCGCGGCGCCGTCCTGGAACAGAGGGCCGCGCCGGGTGCAGGGCCGCGGACCCCGGGACACGTACGGCTGA
- the recF gene encoding DNA replication/repair protein RecF (All proteins in this family for which functions are known are DNA-binding proteins that assist the filamentation of RecA onto DNA for the initiation of recombination or recombinational repair.) — protein MYVRRVELTDFRSYERVAVDLDPGVSVLVGQNGMGKTNLIEALGYVATLDSHRVATDAPLVRAGASSAVIRCAVVHDGRELLVELEIVPGKANRARLNRSPVRRSREVLGALRMVLFAPEDLELVRGDPSERRRYLDDLLVARQPRYAGVRSDYDRVVKQRNALLRTAYLTRKVGGTRGQDLSTLAVWDQHLAHHGAELLAGRIELVGALGPHLTKAYDAVAAGRTAAAIAYASRLGDGLPPDRPALEEALLASLAERRQAEIERGVTLVGPHRDDLTLSLGDLPAKGYASHGESWSFALALRLAAYDLLRTDGIEPVLILDDVFAELDAGRRQRLATLVADAAQLLVTCAVPEDVPTTLQGARYDVGPGTVTRV, from the coding sequence ATGTACGTGCGCCGGGTCGAGCTGACCGATTTCCGTTCGTACGAGCGGGTGGCGGTCGACCTCGACCCGGGCGTCAGCGTCCTGGTCGGCCAGAACGGCATGGGCAAGACCAACCTCATCGAGGCACTGGGCTACGTGGCCACGCTGGACAGTCACCGGGTCGCCACGGACGCCCCGCTGGTCCGCGCGGGCGCGAGTTCGGCGGTGATCCGGTGCGCGGTCGTCCACGATGGACGTGAGCTGCTGGTCGAGCTGGAGATCGTCCCGGGCAAGGCGAACCGGGCGCGGCTCAACCGTTCTCCCGTACGCCGGTCCCGCGAAGTTCTGGGCGCTCTGCGCATGGTGCTCTTCGCGCCGGAGGACCTGGAGCTGGTCCGTGGGGATCCGTCCGAGCGCCGCCGCTATCTGGACGACCTGCTCGTGGCGCGCCAGCCGCGGTACGCCGGTGTGCGCTCCGACTACGACCGCGTGGTGAAGCAGCGCAACGCACTGCTGCGCACGGCGTACCTGACGCGCAAGGTCGGTGGCACGCGAGGGCAGGATCTGTCGACGCTCGCGGTCTGGGACCAACACCTCGCGCACCACGGCGCGGAGCTCCTCGCCGGACGGATCGAGCTGGTGGGCGCGCTCGGGCCGCACCTGACGAAGGCGTACGACGCGGTGGCTGCCGGGCGGACGGCCGCTGCCATCGCGTACGCGTCCCGCCTCGGCGACGGCCTCCCGCCGGACCGCCCGGCGCTCGAGGAAGCCCTGCTCGCTTCGCTCGCCGAACGCCGTCAGGCGGAGATCGAGCGTGGCGTCACGCTGGTCGGACCGCACCGCGACGACCTCACGCTGTCGCTGGGAGACCTTCCCGCGAAGGGGTACGCGAGCCACGGCGAGTCCTGGTCGTTCGCGCTGGCGTTGCGGCTGGCGGCGTACGACCTGCTCCGCACGGACGGCATCGAGCCGGTGCTGATCCTCGACGACGTCTTCGCCGAGCTCGACGCGGGCCGGCGGCAACGGCTCGCGACGCTGGTCGCCGACGCCGCCCAGTTGCTGGTCACCTGCGCCGTGCCGGAGGATGTGCCGACGACCCTTCAGGGCGCCCGCTACGACGTCGGACCAGGAACGGTGACCCGTGTCTGA
- the gnd gene encoding phosphogluconate dehydrogenase (NAD(+)-dependent, decarboxylating), with protein MQLGLIGLGRMGGNMRDRLRAAGQEVVGYDHHKETTDVASLAELVEKLAAPRVVWTMVPAGQITEKTIDELAELLSEGDIIIDGGNSKFTDDGPRAERLKAKGIHYLDCGVSGGIWGNTNGYALMVGGDAEIVAHCQPIFDALKPAGEFGFAHAGPHGAGHYAKMVHNGIEYGLMHAYAEGYEILKASELVENVPEVIKSWREGSVVKSWLLDLLDLALDEDPELANLKGYAEDTGEGRWTVDEAVRLAVPANVIAASLFARFASRQEDSPAMKAVAALRNQFGGHAVKR; from the coding sequence ATGCAGCTCGGCCTCATCGGACTGGGCCGGATGGGCGGCAACATGCGGGACCGCCTGCGCGCCGCCGGCCAGGAGGTGGTGGGTTACGACCACCACAAGGAGACCACCGACGTCGCCAGCCTCGCCGAGCTGGTGGAGAAGCTGGCCGCGCCGCGCGTGGTCTGGACGATGGTTCCCGCCGGCCAGATCACCGAGAAGACGATCGACGAGCTCGCCGAGCTGCTCTCCGAGGGTGACATCATCATCGACGGCGGCAACTCGAAGTTCACCGACGACGGCCCGCGCGCCGAGCGGCTCAAGGCGAAGGGCATCCACTACCTGGACTGCGGCGTCTCGGGCGGCATCTGGGGCAACACCAACGGGTACGCGCTGATGGTGGGTGGCGACGCCGAGATCGTGGCGCACTGCCAGCCGATCTTCGACGCGCTCAAGCCGGCCGGCGAGTTCGGCTTCGCGCACGCCGGTCCGCACGGTGCCGGTCACTACGCCAAGATGGTCCACAACGGCATCGAGTACGGCCTCATGCACGCGTACGCCGAGGGCTACGAGATCCTCAAGGCCTCGGAGCTCGTCGAGAACGTCCCCGAGGTCATCAAGAGCTGGCGCGAGGGCTCCGTCGTCAAGTCGTGGCTGCTCGACCTCCTCGACCTCGCCCTCGACGAGGACCCGGAGCTGGCCAACCTCAAGGGGTACGCGGAGGACACCGGCGAGGGCCGCTGGACGGTCGACGAGGCCGTACGCCTCGCCGTGCCCGCCAACGTGATCGCCGCGTCGCTGTTCGCCCGGTTCGCGTCCCGCCAGGAGGACTCGCCGGCGATGAAGGCCGTCGCGGCGCTGCGCAACCAGTTCGGCGGCCACGCCGTCAAGCGCTGA